The Phoenix dactylifera cultivar Barhee BC4 chromosome 17, palm_55x_up_171113_PBpolish2nd_filt_p, whole genome shotgun sequence genome contains a region encoding:
- the LOC103718246 gene encoding uncharacterized protein LOC103718246, with translation MGARRRTLLLGFVVALFLGVAIYFRLWAIDNESFSADDREVLRKQFERANLEAMDESAEWRMKYDGEVEKCRLFQDELLKVKASLTSATKRLAMLQKENMSLQKQLESLKQQIGAKEQHCNCNQSSTQHQQ, from the exons ATGGGCGCGCGGAGGAGAACCCTCCTTCTGGGGTTTGTCGTGGCTCTCTTTCTTGGAGTCGCCATCTATTTCCGCCTCTGGGCCATCGACAACGAGTCCTTCTCCGCCGACGATCGGGAAGTCCTGAG GAAACAATTTGAACGTGCCAATCTGGAAGCTATGGATGAATCTGCTGAATGGAGAATGAAATATGACGGGGAGGTCGAGAAGTGTAGGCTGTTTCAGGATGAACTCTTGAAG GTTAAGGCCTCATTAACAAGCGCCACTAAGAGGCTTGCCATGCTGCAAAAG GAAAACATGAGCCTGCAGAAGCAATTGGAGTCCTTGAAACAACAAATTGGAGCCAAGGAACAACATTGCAACTGCAATCAATCCTCGACCCAGCACCAACAATAA
- the LOC120104227 gene encoding mRNA-decapping enzyme subunit 2-like produces the protein MAGLNRSSSNPMRNLLPPQELLDDLCSRFVLNVPKEDLESFERILFLLEQAHWFYEDNAVEQNPSLKSLSFKEFTSLMFNSCAALRPYIAHIDDIYKDFTSYKFRVPVTGAIILDETYERCLLVKGWKAGASWSFPRGKKSKDEEDHTCAVREVLEETGFDVSNLLKMDDYIEVVIGQQRVRLYIITGVKEDTVFAPLTKKEISEISWHRLDELQPAGDDAISRGVNGLKLYMVAPFLTALKTWIASHPPPASQKSDASARGTCVWKAKNNSGGPMTTENPLVRVGSESYNADNAPGKSFRNFRFDTDSIIQSIKAAFSAN, from the exons ATGGCCGGGCTGAATCGTTCATCGAGCAATCCCATGAGGAATCTTCTTCCCCCGCAGGAGCTCCTCGACGATCTTTGCAG TCGGTTTGTGCTGAACGTTCCCAAAGAAGATCTGGAGTCATTCGAGAGGATCTTGTTTCTCTTGGAGCAAGCTCATTGGTTCTACGAGGACAATGCAGTCGAACAGAATCCATCACTCAAGTCTCTCTCTTTCAAAGAATTCACATCCCTGA TGTTTAATAGTTGTGCTGCTCTGAGACCATATATAGCACATATTGATGACATATACAAGGACTTCACTTCTTACAAGTTTCGAGTTCCAGTAACGGGGGCCATCATTTTGGATGAGACTTATGAAAGG TGTTTACTTGTAAAAGGCTGGAAGGCAGGAGCAAGCTGGAGTTTTCCTCGTGGTAAAAAGAGCAAAGATGAAGAAGACCACACATGTGCTGTTCGAGAA GTCCTGGAGGAAACAGGTTTTGATGTTTCAAATCTTTTGAAAATGGATGATTATATTGAGGTTGTAATTGGACAGCAAAGGGTTCGACTTTACATAATAACAGGGGTGAAGGAGGATACTGTATTTGCACCTCTAACTAAAAAGGAGATTAGT GAAATCTCATGGCACCGGCTGGATGAACTTCAACCAGCTGGTGATGATGCAATATCACGAGGAGTGAATGGCTTGAAGCTTTACATGGTTGCTCCTTTCTTAAC AGCTCTGAAAACCTGGATTGCATCACATCCTCCTCCCGCATCTCAGAAATCAGATGCATCTGCTAGAG GCACATGCGTGTGGAAAGCGAAGAACAATTCCGGAGGTCCAATGACTACTGAGAACCCATTGGTCAGAGTGGGATCTGAATCTTATAATGCTGACAATGCCCCTGGTAAAAGCTTCAGAAACTTCAGGTTTGATACTGATAGCATCATACAGTCTATAAAAGCAGCTTTCTCTGCCAATTAA